One window of Pelobates fuscus isolate aPelFus1 chromosome 9, aPelFus1.pri, whole genome shotgun sequence genomic DNA carries:
- the QRFP gene encoding orexigenic neuropeptide QRFP, with translation MTGIYGLSILVLIALGSSLALQESREQKHPWEKMRFWSMFPDEVEKGAVSLLVGGALRDKKYTDPASLFSVAKELQEFGKEKAGFRFRFGRREDGNAVGDFEPQLEEKRSGTPLGSLAEELNGYNRKKGGFSFRFGRR, from the coding sequence atgacAGGAATCTATGGACTCTCTATTCTGGTACTGATTGCCCTGGGATCAAGTTTAGCCTTGCAGGAAAGCAGAGAGCAGAAGCACCCATGGGAGAAAATGCGCTTTTGGAGTATGTTCCCAGATGAGGTGGAGAAAGGTGCAGTGTCTCTCCTGGTAGGTGGAGCTTTACGAGACAAGAAATATACAGATCCCGCCTCTTTGTTCAGTGTGGCCAAAGAGCTCCAGGAATTTGGCAAGGAAAAGGCTGGCTTTCGGTTTAGGTTTGGGAGACGAGAAGATGGCAATGCTGTAGGCGATTTTGAGCCACAGCTGGAGGAGAAGAGAAGTGGAACACCCCTGGGCTCCCTGGCAGAAGAGCTCAATGGTTACAACAGGAAGAAAGGAGGCTTCAGTTTCAGATTTGGAAGACGATAA